A genomic stretch from Strongyloides ratti genome assembly S_ratti_ED321, chromosome : 1 includes:
- a CDS encoding GH10531p, with the protein MSNDEERLVVDLFRGYNHLIRPVPNTSTEALEVSFSLAMVLLINVDEKNQVMHTNVWLTIEWTDYQMRWDPRNYGEIQTIRMSPDRMWLPDIVLFNNADGNYEVSFYSNVVVSHTGKMLWVPPAIYKSSCTIDVEYFPMDQQICHLIFGSWTYNENEVVINYKDGSKMVDLNDYSPSGIWDVMDVPGELIHKKSKIAYQIIIRRKALFYTVILIIPTILMAFLSILVFYLPAEASEKITLAISILLALVVFLLLVSKILPPTSSTIPLMAKYLLLTFIMNIMTILATAVIINIYFRGPTTHTMPLWVKIVFLKYLPLFLMMTKPEKDVIINLSNKKKRQKTIDIKLMGKNSITRKFLFKKNTPFKGKYFSGNECIDTYTPGEFIEMSSTRIHHPPTPTRKVKNEKNVKEKKGGYHNLSKKPIFGGYFEKGNDEMIINKETYLAPSPTPSKITSSSQDDDDDSIFRCQSANPIKRNDEEDEQKVRMRCESEDIQSMLSEEALKAMTAVEYITEHLKQDNQYKKIREEWKYVSMVIDRILLYVFFSVTLGGTIGILFSAPNIFDNVNQADIIERLKAQAEAEKLVN; encoded by the exons ATGTCAAATGATGAAGAAAGGTTAGTTGTAGATTTATTTAGAGGATATAATCACTTAATACGACCTGTACCTAATACTTCAACTGAAGCACTAGAAGTATCATTCTCATTAGCAAtggttttattaattaatgttgatgaaaaaaatcaAGTTATGCATACAAATGTATGGCTTACTATTGAATGGACTGATTATCAAATGCGATGGGATCCAAGAAATTATGGTGAGATACAGACAATTAGAATGTCACCAGATAGAATGTGGTTACCAgatattgtattatttaataatgctGATGGAAATTATGAAGTATCTTTTTATTCAAATGTTGTTGTTTCACATACAGGAAAAATGCTTTGGGTACCACCagctatatataaaagtagtTGTACTATTGATGTTGAGTATTTTCCTATGGATCAACAAATATGCCATCTTATATTTGGTTCATGGAcatataatgaaaatgaagttgtaattaattataaagatGGTAGTAAAATGGTTGATTTAAATGACTATAGTCCTAGTGGTATATGGGATGTTATGGATGTACCAGGAGAattaatacataaaaaaagtaaaatagcttatcaaataattataagGAGAAAAGCATTATTTTATACTGTTATTCTTATTATTCCAACAATTTTAATGGcctttttatcaatattagtattttatttaccaGCTGAAGCAAGtgaaaaaataacattagcTATCTCAATCCTTCTTGCTTTAGTtgtctttttattattagtatcaaaaatattaccaCCAACATCATCAACAATACCATTAATggcaaaatatttattgttaacttttataatgaatattatGACAATCTTAGCAACTGctgttataataaatatctatTTTCGTGGTCCAACAACACATACAATGCCATTATGGgttaaaatagtttttctCAAGTATttaccattatttttaatgatgacTAAACCTGAAAAAGATGTCATTAtcaatttatcaaataaaaaaaaaagacaaaaaactattgatattaaattaatgggaaaaaattcaattacaagaaaatttctttttaaaaaaaatacaccATTTAaaggtaaatatttttctggTAATGAATGTATTGATACTTATACACCTGGAGAATTTATTGAAATGTCCTCAACACGAATACATCATCCCCCAACACCAACAAGAAAggttaaaaatgaaaaaaatgttaaagaaaaaaaaggtggatatcataatttatcaaaaaaaccTATTTTTGGTGGATATTTTGAGAAAGGAAATGATGAGATgataattaataaagaaacATATCTTGCACCATCACCTACACCATCAAAAATAACATCATCCTCACaggatgatgatgatgattcAATTTTTAGGTGTCAATCTGCAAATCCTATCAAAAGAAATGATGAGGAGGATGAGCAAAAAGTTAGGATGCGTTGTGAAAGTGAAGATATTCAATCAATGTTGAGTGAAGAAGCACTAAAAGCAATGACAGCAGTTGAATATATAACGGAGCACTTGAAACAAGATAaccaatataaaaaa ataCGTGAAGAATGGAAATATGTATCAATGGTTATAGATCGAATACTTCTTTATGTCTTTTTTTCTGTAACACTAGGAGGAACAATTGGAATATTATTTAGTGCaccaaatatttttgataatgtaAATCAAGCAGATATAATCGAAAGATTAAAAGCTCAAGCTGAGGCTGAAAAACTGGTTAATTAA
- a CDS encoding SH3 domain-binding glutamic acid-rich protein homolog, with protein sequence MTTEEVPLKVYVSSITANTEIRKHIQRSLMVLESLGVPHKVIDICIRSNEAELEFFKKNVKNDKATGPQKPPQFFIKGQYIGNYYDFHEAIEGNYLEDFLQLRADSSREIVESEKENIENGKKSVIEKEEKNNNDDINEDEGECQDEDDNNNDEEEEEEEENDEEEEEEEREVEKKEIKNNEGKFKVDDNEGENSDGQDTEATFTLGLAPRIAATEDNNEEGEDIEEEEYEDENEEEYEEEYEEEEEEEEEEEEIESNTHKKK encoded by the exons ATGACAACAGAAGAAGTTCCATTAAAAGTATATGTCTCCTCGATTACAGCAAATACAGag atacgTAAACATATACAACGTTCTCTTATGGTTCTTGAAAGTCTCGGTGTTCCACATAAAGTTATTGATATTTGTATAAGGAGTAATGAAGCAGAgttagaattttttaaaaaaaatgttaaaaatgataaagcTACTGGTCCACAAAAACCAccacaattttttattaaaggtCAATATATTGGAAATTATTATGATTTTCATGAAGCTATTGAGGGTAATTATTTAGAagattttttacaattaagaGCTGACTCATCTAGAGAAATTGTTGAGagtgaaaaagaaaatattgaaaatggtaaaaaaagtgttattgaaaaagaggaaaaaaataataatgatgataTTAATGAAGATGAAGGTGAATGTCAAGATGAAGATGAcaataataatgatgaagaagaagaagaagaagagGAAAATGATGAAGAAGAAGAGGAAGAAGAAAGGgaagtagaaaaaaaagaaataaaaaataatgaggGTAAATTTAAGGTGGATGACAATGAAGGAGAAAATTCTGATGGTCAAGATACAGAAGCTACATTTACATTAGGATTAGCTCCAAGAATTGCTGCCACTGAAGATAATAATGAAGAAGGTGAAGATATTGAGGAAGAAGAATACGAGGATGAAAATGAAGAAGAATATGAAGAAGAATATGAAGAAGAAGAGGAGGAAGAAGAGGAAGAAGAAGAAATAGAATCCAATacacataaaaaaaaataa
- a CDS encoding CAP domain-containing protein, giving the protein MTSYLRDYVVWYHNQKRLSLSTKNTCLPIAKKLNELTYDCNLENTAVNASMSCKLELYDDDEIGENLYMGNNALDYIYNVNDALERWWTQHINLESIYFNHTHNILNFGQMAWADSLRVGCAVKTCNTKTLFICHYQPRGNIVGEPIYNIETQCSNGTNCKSFNGNFCNNITGYC; this is encoded by the exons ATGACATCATATTTAAGAGATTATGTTGTATGGTATCATAATCAAAAAAGATTATCATTATCTACAAAAAATACTTGCTTACCTATAGCTAAGAAACTTAATGAATTG acATATGATtgtaatttagaaaatacaGCAGTCAATGCTTCAATGTCTTGTAAATTAGAATTATATGATGATGACGAAATTGGTGAAAATCTTTATATGGGAAATAATGCATtagattatatttataacgTTAATGATGCCTTAGAAAGATGGTGGACACAACACATTAATTTAGAATCAATCTATTTTAATCATactcataatattttaaattttggaCAAATGGCATGGGCAGATAGTTTAAGAGTTGGTTGTGCTGTTAAAACATGTAACAccaaaacattatttatttgtcaCTACCAACCAAg aggAAATATTGTTGGAGAAcctatttataatatagaaACACAATGCTCCAATGGCACAAATTGTAAATCATTTAATGGAAATTTCTGTAACAATATTACTGgatattgttaa
- a CDS encoding Reverse transcriptase domain-containing protein gives METNPRLGDPSGEVVSNEPFQMTERGRKRKILEDINNINHNNDDITPKKKDENLMKMGINKTYAEIVKNNENNINKSNTKVSKANIRFCNLAKKKPISKPPKIMAKSKKVINHLIPEKKDIIHGNSFNLNPNQRWIIFQKQCGRKQKIFRHELRKWTPIEEIDFLLHDKLKDLMKIWDKPKVNHKESMITWRKASKEILIAGMITKSYDSRKFDDEGNRIDNIIKLQKALKRTTTFQKKVRNDLKKKGNKNAEYRIRQIIKKNKKKFKNIEQILHFNDQRITKLGERLKITNDKYEYLRINKIFENKPSLKVLEQNKKNIVEISKEKMHEYLKEFFKKGNCAKPQILKEWMNHMKSQQVNVTQNYEFNEEYFDEILKYSQNWKCPGENGIPIFLIKKLPSAKTFVKKWMKGVVENRIPITEYDIKGNAYAIFKKGDKNIESNYRFINALNSHYKLLMKYLNKCVREWCSNLISDNQFSGKQGYDGALDIGITNRILQEMGQFAQGWYDMQKAYDSVDHSRLKMIINSVKEIPKPIRNLLCKLPKMYKFSVVNCSPNRDENGKIIKEKKKSWITMKRGIYQGCSLAPWLFCLCLAPLQWKMKQIIDPIDLYGQKKIDILLFMDDIKGFGKNKNELDKITNLIINYGKEIGLTINKDKTEYSIPDEEKIIQYKYMGVYENNKTACDEINAEQLLMKLDEKMDKIFNSKLNVKNIIKAINGCVIPTCTYLFSHEFSDEERIQLARNVDIRIRSYMNTKGMKLSSISNARCYLPRKQLGLGLRSTEVEMDKDTIKNFIHIILSPHLKFAIIHDANHGNKWRNRAMLAANKYGINLQTNAENTKIIINNKEFSSFNLKEAKYKIKELINEFSDKSWETHYKRKKTFPKIANEMELECPWLTNGNITPEIFYKASMYQDNSCIKLNSPGNTESKCLYCYGRDNSKHIMADCTNEEMVKKRKTRHDKVLESIVNSISYEKTKKFINMKNLRKIHEIKDIKVAVDQVNYINGETIHHSRPDLIIETNNQLIVAEVSVVTPLHLLSAKKLKEQRYTINGESEILVPSDNLQEGSNFCSYLQKNSAKQVIFIPLIIGTLGELDGLNQKCWNNFIQLLGLSPELIWRASKIATEQSIYIVDQYIKTKLNN, from the coding sequence ATGGAAACTAACCCTCGGCTTGGAGACCCGAGTGGAGAGGTGGTATCCAATGAACCTTTCCAAATGACCGAAAGaggaagaaaaagaaaaattttggaagatattaataatattaatcataataatgatgatataacaccaaaaaaaaaagatgaaaattTGATGAAAATGGGTATTAATAAGACTTATGCTGAAATAGtcaaaaataatgaaaataacaTTAACAAAAGTAATACAAAAGTAAGCAAAGCGAACATAAGATTTTGTAATCTGGCCAAAAAGAAACCAATTTCTAAACCTCCTAAAATAATGGCCAAATCTAAAAAGGTCATTAACCACTTGATTCCTGAGAAAAAGGATATTATTCATGGAAactcttttaatttaaatccAAACCAAAGATGGATCATCTTCCAAAAACAATGCGgaagaaaacaaaaaatttttagacaTGAATTAAGAAAGTGGACACCAATAGAAGAAATTGATTTCTTACTTCATGACAAACTCAAAGATCTTATGAAAATTTGGGATAAACCTAAAGTAAATCACAAAGAATCAATGATTACTTGGAGAAAAGCCTCAAAAGAAATCCTTATTGCAGGAATGATTACTAAAAGCTATGACTCAAGAAAATTTGATGACGAAGGTAATCGAATTGATAATATCATAAAACTACAAAAAGCATTAAAAAGAACAACtacttttcaaaaaaaagtcaGAAATGACTTAAAAAAGAAAGGCAACAAAAATGCTGAATATAGAATCAGgcaaataatcaaaaaaaataagaaaaagttCAAAAATATTGAGCAAATTCTTCATTTTAATGATCAAAGAATCACAAAACTTGGAGAAAGACTCAAAATaacaaatgataaatatgaatatctcagaattaataaaatctttGAAAATAAACCATCTCTTAAAGTCCTagaacaaaataaaaaaaatatagttgaAATCTCTAAGGAAAAAATGCATGAATATCTTAAagaattctttaaaaaaggTAATTGTGCTAAACCTCAAATCCTAAAAGAGTGGATGAACCATATGAAAAGTCAACAAGTTAATGTTACTCAAAACTATGAATTTAATGAAGAATATTTTGATGAAATTCTTAAATATTCACAAAACTGGAAATGCCCAGGAGAAAATGGCATCCCAATATTCTTGATCAAAAAATTACCATCTGCTAAaacatttgtaaaaaaatggATGAAAGGAGTTGTTGAAAATAGAATTCCTATTACTGAATATGACATCAAAGGAAATGCCTATGCCATTTTCAAAAAAggtgataaaaatattgaaagtAACTATAGATTCATCAATGCACTAAATAGCcattataaattgttaatgAAATACTTAAATAAATGTGTACGAGAGTGGTGCAGCAATTTAATATCTGATAATCAATTTTCAGGAAAACAAGGTTATGATGGAGCTTTAGATATTGGTATAACTAATAGAATCCTACAAGAAATGGGACAATTTGCACAAGGATGGTATGATATGCAAAAAGCTTATGACAGTGTTGATCATTCTAGACTAAAAATGATCATTAACAGTGTTAAAGAAATACCAAAACCCATAAGAAATTTACTATGTAAATTACctaaaatgtataaattttctgTTGTAAATTGCTCACCTAATAGAGATGAAAATGGTAAAAtcattaaagaaaaaaagaaatcgTGGATTACAATGAAAAGAGGAATATACCAAGGATGCTCCTTAGCACCATGGTTATTTTGTTTATGTCTAGCTCCATTACAATGGAAAATGAAACAAATTATTGACCCAATTGATCTTTAtggacaaaaaaaaatagatattctACTATTTATGGATGATATAAAAGGTTTTGGAAAAAACAAAAACGAATTAGATAAAATCACAaatctaataataaattatggTAAAGAAATTGgtttaacaattaataaagataaaacaGAATACAGTATACCTGATgaggaaaaaataattcagtACAAATATATGGGAGTATATGAAAATAACAAAACTGCGTGTGATGAAATCAATGCTGaacaattattaatgaaattagatgaaaaaatggataaaatattcaattcaaaattaaatgtaaaaaatattatcaaagcAATTAATGGATGTGTTATACCAACTTGCACATATCTATTTTCACATGAATTTAGTGATGAGGAAAGAATCCAACTAGCTAGAAATGTAGATATTAGAATAAGAAGCTATATGAATACAAAAGGTATGAAACTTTCTTCCATCAGTAATGCTAGATGTTACTTACCAAGAAAACAACTTGGTTTAGGACTTCGTAGCACTGAAGTTGAAATGGACAAGGacacaataaaaaatttcatacaTATAATCCTTTCCCCACATCTAAAATTTGCAATTATTCATGATGCTAATCATGGAAATAAATGGAGAAATAGAGCAATGTTAGCAGCTAATAAATATGGAATTAATTTACAAACTAATGCtgaaaatacaaaaataattattaataacaaaGAGTTTAGTAgctttaatttaaaagaagcaaaatataaaataaaagaattaattaatGAATTTTCAGATAAAAGCTGGGAAACCCACtataaaagaaagaaaacATTTCCAAAAATAGCTAATGAAATGGAATTAGAATGCCCATGGCTAACAAATGGTAATATTACACCTGAAATCTTTTACAAAGCATCTATGTATCAGGATAATTcttgtataaaattaaactcTCCAGGAAATACAGAATCAAAATGTTTGTACTGTTATGGTAGAGACAACAGTAAACATATTATGGCTGACTGTACCAATGAGGAAATGgttaaaaaaaggaaaacTAGACACGACAAAGTATTAGAATCAATAGTTAATTCTATTTCTTatgaaaaaacaaaaaaattcattaatatgaaaaatttaaggAAAATCCATGAAATTAAAGACATTAAAGTTGCAGTGGACCAAGTAAATTACATAAATGGAGAAACAATTCACCATTCAAGACCAGACTTAATTATTGAAACTAATAACCAATTAATAGTAGCTGAAGTTAGTGTAGTAACTCCACTACATCTTTTATCTGCAAAAAAACTTAAAGAACAACGTTATACCATTAATGGTGAATCAGAAATTTTAGTACCTTCCGATAATCTACAAGAAGGATCTAATTTCTGTTCTTATCTCCAAAAAAATAGTGCAAAACAAGTAATCTTCATACCACTTATTATAGGAACGCTAGGCGAACTTGATggtttaaatcaaaaatgctggaacaattttattcaattattAGGCTTATCTCCAGAACTTATATGGCGAGCAAGTAAAATCGCAACTGAACAATCAATTTACATAGTGGACCAATACATAAAAACAAAACTCAATAATTAA
- a CDS encoding Tryptophan--tRNA ligase, mitochondrial has protein sequence MKFSLKTLNIISKPKINPRVYFAGIQPTGEPHLGNYLGFIKNFLRIQNEEPSTTKIFLSVVDLHAISTQLFPKEIMRNNIRSMFASLLACGVNLNKTVLFKQSDVLEHTQLFWILSSCQTLPNLQRQPQYKDKINLYTKGDVPLGLLSYPVLQASDILLYKTTHVPVGEDQLHHMSLARNLARKFNEINEIDYFILPDAVLSKAPRVRSLQNPLKKMSKSDASNISRVGIYDTENDIRKKIQKAVTDGIGEIYYDDKERPGISNLLTLLAEFENTTIDEVSKNVKSLNKLQVKSYISDKINKELQPIRERYHELIRNPNEIDIIIDNGRKKASEVASKTLKEVKEIIGFT, from the coding sequence ATGAAATTTTCtctaaaaacattaaatattatttcaaaaccAAAAATAAATCCGCGGGTATATTTTGCAGGTATCCAACCAACCGGAGAACCACATCTTGGAAATTATCTtggttttattaaaaattttcttcgTATTCAAAATGAGGAACCATCtacaacaaaaatatttctttctGTTGTTGATTTACATGCCATATCAACACAACTTTTTCCTAAAGAAATAATgagaaataatattagaaGTATGTTTGCTAGTTTATTAGCATGTGgagtaaatttaaataagaCGGTACTTTTTAAACAATCAGATGTTTTGGAACATACACAATTATTTTGGATATTATCTTCATGTCAAACATTACCAAATCTTCAAAGGCAACCAcaatataaagataaaataaatttatatactaaAGGTGATGTACCATTAGGATTATTATCTTATCCAGTTCTACAGGCAtctgatattttattatacaaaacTACTCATGTTCCTGTTGGTGAAGATCAACTTCATCATATGAGTTTAGCAAGAAATTTAGcaagaaaatttaatgaaattaatgagattgattattttattttacctgATGCTGTTCTTTCAAAAGCGCCTAGAGTCAGAAGTTTACAGAAtcctttaaaaaaaatgagtaAATCAGATGCTTCAAATATATCAAGAGTAGGAATATATGATACAGAAAAtgatataagaaaaaaaattcaaaaagcAGTGACAGATGGTATTGGTGAGATATATTATGATGATAAAGAAAGACCTGGTATaagtaatttattaacattgTTAGCTGAATTTGAAAACACTACAATAGACGAAGTTagtaaaaatgttaaatctCTCAATAAATTACAAGTTAAATCATATATaagtgataaaattaataaagaattaCAACCTATTAGAGAAAGATATCATGAATTAATAAGAAATCCTAATGaaattgatattataatAGATAATGGTAGAAAAAAAGCTAGTGAGGTTGCTTCTAAAACCCTTAAAGAagttaaagaaattataGGATTTacatga
- a CDS encoding Innexin family-containing protein — protein sequence MLIVTSLDQAKSKNEVNENNSKYEEHNNDSGECGKEFSKVQKNLAKVSQVQKTMNILGSAVTAIKPRNDDSFIDRLNYYYSTVIIMVMSLTISAKQYVGQPIQCWVPGEFSKAWEQYAENYCFVHNTYWVRPNEDIPQDYNERINKQLIYYQWVPFLMALQAVFFYIPILFWGAINRMSGLNVPNVVRLAECAADTEEDERSKNITAICTHIEDSIRMQINHRKTASPCERVVKFGLYDGSFIRNMYIITKLLFIWNLYIQFYLMNLFLGQNSTLWGASILYDIATGKNWEYSGNFPRTAICDFNVRVLGNVQRYSIQCVLVLNMFNEKIFLFIYWWFVFVGILTTGEAIFWLINTQVLNRRIDYASKHIPLSVKDKKLFQKFCDQKINTDVILIFRLISMRTNDLIVSDVLQMLWSIYKTRSHLDSVSIASNVENYSDGVKYTSIEKYSLNNINHRYNYSKSPQFLNSPDTDSLIK from the exons atgctAATCGTTACTTCTCTTGATCAAGCAAAATCCAAGAACGAAGTTAA tgaaaataatagtaaataCGAGGAACATAATAACGATTCTGGTGAGTGTGGTAAAGAATTTTCTAAAGTTCAAAAAAATCTTGCTAAAGTTTCACAAGTACAAAAAACTATGAATATTTTGGGATCTGCTGTAACGGCAATTAAACCCCGTAATGATGATAGTTTTATTGATAGacttaattattattattctacTGTTATTATTATGGTTATGAGTTTAACAATTTCAGCTAAACAATATGTTGGCCAACCTATACAATGTTGGGTTCCAGGTGAG TTTTCTAAAGCATGGGAACAATATGCggaaaattattgttttg ttcaTAATACGTATTGGGTTCGTCCAAATGAAGATATACCACAAGATTATAATGAAAg aattaataaacaattaatttacTATCAATGGGTACCTTTTTTAATGGCATTACAagcagtttttttttatataccaATTCTTTTTTGGGGAGCAATAAATAGGATGTCTGGATTGAATGTTCCTAATGTAGTTAGATTAGCTGAGTGTGCTGCTGATACTGAGGAAGATGAAagatctaaaaatattacagcTATATGTACACATATAGAAGATTCTATAAGAATGCAAATAAATCATCGAAAGACAGCATCTCCATGTGAAAGAGTTGTCAAATTTGGTCTTTATGATGGTtcatttattagaaatatgtatataattaccaaattattatttatatggaatctttatatacaattttatttaatgaatctTTTTCTTGGACAAAATAGTACATTATGGGGTGCTAGtatattatatgatataGCAACAGGTAAAAATTGGGAATATAGTGGAAATTTTCCTAGAACAGCTATATGTGATTTTAATGTTCGTGTTCTTGGGAATGTTCAACGATATAGTATACAATGTGTCTTAGTACTTAATAtgtttaatgaaaaaatatttctttttatttattggtGGTTTGTTTTTGTTGGTATTCTTACAACAGGCGAAGCAATATTTTGGCTTATTAACACTCAAGTATTAAATAGAAGAATTGATTATGCTTCAAA gcATATACCATTATCagtaaaagataaaaaattatttcaaaaattttgtgatcaaaaaataaatacagatgtaatattaatatttcgCCTTATATCAATGCGTACTAATGATCTTATTGTTTCTGATGTTTTACAAATGTTATGGTCAATCTACAAAACTAGATCTCATTTAGATTCTGTATCTATTGCTTCAAATGTTGAAAATTATTCAGATGGTGTTAAATATACAagtatagaaaaatattctttaaataatattaatcatagatataattattcaaaaagtccccaatttttaaatagtcCTGATACTGatagtttaataaaataa
- a CDS encoding DNA polymerase eta, with protein MSVTETKYHYIGLLDVDAFFAQAEQVLDPSIRGKPVVVLQSTQYGDGQVIACSYEAKNLGIKRGMNKNDLKIFNGVQIRRMPLSSHSNSSDRTKYEMESVKIFNVIKENSGCTIVEKASIDEMYLDMTEHVKNVMKNDLKPFINEVMQKSNIFDRCFLSSTNDEEETMESGKINLMERFSRAVDEEDNDTLAFYVAFVEAFRLRMLIKEKTNYETSVGVSYSKKIAKYVCKRHRPFAMTIMLPEQFSNVYGKAKIVEITGFGGILGKQLVEKFNIETINELDNTSDYRLYDHFTVDEVKKIRKIVNGSLDDEVKARSRNSDVSCSKTFRNGLNNLNEIMKNLMGIAKDLHNKLKYEKEQGKRVPTSFAFYHNIGINNENALMKRKSLIMNGVDYENYLPKIALEYLKQSIPDFGTNKIFVIGFTASKFEDTSSRIPITAFFSKVNESRKRKLDVKDGWNDSFKEVSNIKNESRILSKTTQDKDVTEKNVSSKDIEVIVIDSDEIVNNSTEKKNQDNRENKSDDFSDDEIQVIGFVNNISEDKTKKNKLKTKKDIQKLVKLNERKENKIQKGQMSILRYTKHPKNE; from the coding sequence atgtcAGTAACAGAAacaaaatatcattatattgGCCTACTGGATGTTGATGCTTTTTTTGCTCAAGCAGAACAAGTTTTAGATCCATCAATACGTGGGAAACCTGTTGTAGTTCTTCAGTCAACACAATATGGTGATGGGCAAGTTATAGCATGTTCATATGAAGCAAAAAATTTAGGTATTAAAAGGGGAATGAATAagaatgatttaaaaatttttaatggtgTCCAAATTCGGAGAATGCCATTAAGTTCCCATTCAAATAGTTCGGATCGAACAAAATATGAAATGGAAtctgttaaaatttttaatgtaatcAAAGAAAATTCTGGTTGTACAATTGTTGAAAAGGCATCTATAGATGAGATGTATCTTGATATGACAGAACatgtaaaaaatgttatgaaAAATGATTTGAAACCATTTATTAATGAAGTTATGCAAAAAAGTAACATTTTTGATCGATGTTTTTTATCATCAACTAATGATGAGGAAGAAACTATGGAAAGtggtaaaattaatttaatggAACGTTTCTCTAGAGCTGTTGATGAAGAGGACAATGATACATTAGCTTTTTATGTAGCATTTGTTGAAGCTTTTAGATTAAGGATgttgataaaagaaaaaactaATTATGAAACTTCTGTTGGTGTTAGTTATTCAAAAAAGATTGCTAAATATGTTTGTAAAAGACATAGACCATTTGCAATGACTATAATGTTACCAGAACAATTTTCTAATGTTTATGGAAAAGCTAAAATAGTCGAGATTACGGGATTTGGTGGTATTCTTGGAAAACAACttgtagaaaaatttaatattgaaaCTATTAACGAATTAGATAATACTTCTGATTATCGTTTATATGATCATTTTACTGTTGATGaggttaaaaaaattagaaaaattgtAAATGGTAGTCTTGATGATGAAGTTAAAGCAAGAAGTCGAAATTCTGATGTTTCTTGTTCAAAAACTTTTAGAAATggtttaaataatttgaatgaaattatgaaaaatttaatgggTATTGCTAAAGATCttcataataaattaaaatatgaaaaagagCAAGGTAAAAGAGTGCCAACAAGTTTTgctttttatcataatattggaattaataatgaaaatgcattaatgaaaagaaaaagtttaattatgAATGGAGTAGATTATGAAAATTACTTACCTAAAATTGCTCTAGAATATCTAAAACAGTCTATACCTGATTTTggtacaaataaaatatttgttattggATTTACAGCTTCGAAATTTGAAGATACTTCAAGTAGAATTCCAATAACTGCATTCTTCAGTAAAGTAAATGAAagtagaaaaagaaaattggATGTAAAAGATGGATGGAATGATAGTTTTAAGGAAGTTTCtaacataaaaaatgaaagtaggatattatcaaaaacaaCACAAGATAAAGATGTAACggaaaaaaatgtttcttcCAAAGATATTGAAGTAATTGTCATTGATAGTGATGAAATAGTAAATAATTCAACtgagaaaaaaaatcaagATAATAGAGAAAATAAATCAGACGATTTTTCCGATGATGAAATACAAGTTATTGgatttgtaaataatatatcgGAAGATAAaacaaagaaaaacaaaCTAAAAACTAAAAAGGATATACAAAAGCTTGTAAAACTTAATGaaagaaaagaaaacaaAATTCAAAAAGGACAAATGTCAATTCTTCGATATACAAAACATCCCAAAAATGAATAG